A single region of the Duganella sp. BuS-21 genome encodes:
- a CDS encoding relaxase/mobilization nuclease domain-containing protein: MKPSQVDAYLKQWDADGFNQRQIRRVYGKSTGALKLYARPRSADAVRSRLQGIVRRSPQAMVRISGGGRGMGRIRAHLAYISRHGRLEIEDQDGERYHGKEDLAWLGYAWQCGGMPIAEDSWRREALNIVLSMPAGTDSQSLRRAVRAFAQDEFSGHQYAMALHSYDSDPGKDPSPHPHVHLCVKMAGADGRRLNPRKQDFRRWRERFAERLREHGIDAAATSRLERFQPRRGRKQSVRHMLERGAALRQVVDQGERQQRRERAQRREQEMLLRYGKVAEVLALSDEPSDRSLAVGIAGLAERWRDRDVVRAPER, from the coding sequence GTGAAGCCGAGCCAAGTCGACGCCTATCTGAAGCAATGGGATGCCGACGGTTTCAACCAGAGGCAGATCCGACGCGTCTACGGCAAGTCCACCGGCGCGCTCAAGCTGTACGCGCGGCCGCGCAGCGCCGACGCGGTCCGCAGCCGCCTGCAGGGCATTGTACGGCGCAGTCCCCAGGCAATGGTGCGTATTTCGGGCGGCGGCCGTGGCATGGGGCGTATCCGCGCCCATCTGGCCTATATATCCCGGCATGGCCGGTTGGAGATCGAGGATCAGGACGGAGAACGCTACCACGGCAAGGAGGACCTGGCATGGCTGGGCTACGCGTGGCAGTGCGGCGGCATGCCGATCGCCGAAGACTCTTGGCGGCGCGAGGCCTTGAATATCGTGCTCTCGATGCCGGCAGGAACCGACTCGCAGTCATTGCGCCGTGCAGTGCGCGCCTTTGCCCAAGACGAATTCAGCGGGCACCAATATGCGATGGCCTTGCACAGCTACGACTCAGATCCGGGCAAGGATCCGTCGCCGCATCCGCATGTGCACTTGTGCGTCAAGATGGCCGGCGCGGATGGGAGACGGCTCAACCCGCGCAAGCAGGATTTTCGCCGCTGGCGCGAACGCTTCGCCGAGCGCCTGCGGGAGCATGGCATCGACGCTGCGGCCACGAGCCGGCTGGAACGGTTCCAGCCCCGACGGGGCCGGAAGCAAAGCGTGCGCCACATGCTGGAGCGGGGCGCTGCATTGCGCCAAGTGGTCGATCAAGGTGAGCGTCAGCAGCGGCGTGAACGCGCGCAGCGGCGCGAGCAGGAAATGTTGCTGCGCTACGGCAAAGTGGCCGAGGTGCTCGCCTTATCGGATGAACCAAGCGACCGTTCGCTGGCGGTGGGCATCGCCGGCCTCGCCGAACGATGGCGTGACAGGGATGTTGTACGCGCGCCCGAACGTTAG
- a CDS encoding DUF3717 domain-containing protein: MFDKEGCAPAADTGGRGMEQGEGTMPDEIGIVVLERCINGWLRRCPPVDGELSAEVEDLATLYGQLICAGRRTVSEREVRPAVWRLIVEAMTMPEGLEGDGGSWARCCFIAEVGDLGSRCKG, from the coding sequence ATGTTTGACAAGGAAGGCTGTGCCCCGGCCGCCGATACTGGTGGTCGGGGCATGGAGCAAGGGGAGGGGACGATGCCGGACGAGATTGGGATAGTGGTGCTGGAGCGGTGCATCAACGGCTGGTTGCGGCGCTGTCCACCGGTCGATGGCGAGCTGTCGGCGGAGGTCGAGGATCTGGCAACGCTGTATGGGCAGTTGATTTGCGCGGGTCGGCGCACGGTCAGCGAGCGGGAGGTGCGGCCAGCGGTGTGGCGCTTGATTGTCGAGGCGATGACGATGCCTGAGGGCTTAGAGGGGGATGGCGGGTCTTGGGCGCGATGCTGCTTTATTGCCGAGGTCGGTGATTTGGGAAGCCGCTGCAAGGGCTGA